The following coding sequences are from one Campylobacter sp. RM16187 window:
- a CDS encoding 4Fe-4S dicluster domain-containing protein: MKEFGFYNDFDDTIMLNEQIDISKEGEYLVSNSPKLKANVVANEINFYLKNSEDSVLDKAKNTLLLYEARANAFDLARDVDHEKTVGKNVVLVSNVGRENLANLLKENGFKVIELTHFEVKFLYGAAGELSVIVLRANDEFEIDCDFLLVENARDYMLKQSGCYEIANMSDEDALNLLNEKSPSFKYKTHISYDSTICQYHERRQEICGRCAEVCPTVAILKEDETKHLVFSHIDCLGCGGCISVCPSGALDYSHMPRNSFVDTAKMYKGKIPLIIPKKMNLEKLSLKLPQNVLPFAIEGEKWLHESHFMTLLQESGSSVIFYTDFASKGTKDAILIVNQIYNIKFNRQAIEVAMNESELKDALQRASLIDGSQHSMSEYAIPKREIFAKRLEWFVGGENLGVVKTGENISYGTVEINRDSCTLCLSCVGACNVSALVADSKTNSIMFNPSICTNCGYCELSCAEKDTIVLKRGQIELKPEYFVYNELAKDELFACIECGKEFATKKAVEKIAAIMSPKFANDPVKLKTLYCCSDCKAKVMVKAQIEAMHKDILNG; encoded by the coding sequence ATGAAAGAATTTGGCTTTTATAACGATTTTGACGATACCATTATGCTAAATGAGCAGATTGATATATCAAAAGAGGGCGAATACCTTGTATCAAATTCGCCAAAACTAAAGGCGAATGTAGTAGCCAACGAGATAAATTTTTACTTAAAAAATAGCGAAGATAGCGTGCTTGATAAGGCTAAAAATACACTCTTACTATATGAGGCTAGAGCCAATGCATTTGACTTGGCCAGAGATGTGGATCACGAAAAAACAGTCGGTAAAAACGTAGTATTGGTAAGCAACGTAGGACGTGAAAATTTAGCCAATCTACTTAAAGAAAACGGATTTAAAGTTATTGAGCTTACTCACTTTGAAGTAAAATTTCTATATGGCGCAGCCGGCGAACTAAGTGTCATAGTGCTTCGCGCAAACGATGAATTCGAGATAGATTGCGACTTTTTACTCGTTGAAAACGCAAGAGATTATATGTTAAAACAGAGTGGCTGTTATGAAATAGCTAATATGAGCGATGAAGATGCTTTAAATTTACTAAACGAAAAAAGTCCAAGTTTTAAATACAAAACCCATATAAGCTATGACTCCACAATCTGTCAATACCATGAGCGCAGACAAGAAATTTGCGGCAGATGTGCAGAAGTATGCCCTACGGTAGCGATACTAAAAGAAGATGAGACAAAACACCTTGTATTCTCTCATATAGACTGTTTGGGCTGTGGGGGATGTATTAGCGTATGCCCTAGCGGAGCGCTTGATTATTCGCATATGCCTAGAAATTCGTTTGTAGATACCGCAAAGATGTACAAAGGTAAAATTCCGCTTATAATTCCAAAGAAAATGAATTTAGAAAAATTAAGTCTAAAGCTACCTCAAAATGTGCTTCCATTTGCAATAGAGGGAGAAAAATGGCTTCATGAATCTCACTTTATGACTCTTTTGCAAGAGAGTGGCTCTAGCGTGATCTTTTATACGGACTTTGCAAGTAAAGGCACAAAAGATGCAATCTTAATCGTAAATCAAATTTATAACATCAAATTTAACCGCCAGGCAATTGAGGTAGCGATGAATGAAAGCGAACTAAAAGATGCTTTACAAAGAGCCTCTTTAATAGATGGCTCGCAGCATTCAATGAGTGAATACGCTATACCTAAGCGCGAAATTTTCGCAAAACGCTTAGAGTGGTTTGTCGGAGGCGAAAATTTAGGAGTAGTAAAAACCGGAGAAAATATCAGCTACGGAACAGTAGAGATAAACCGCGATAGCTGCACTCTATGTCTAAGCTGTGTTGGAGCTTGTAACGTAAGCGCGTTAGTAGCAGATAGTAAAACAAACTCGATAATGTTTAACCCAAGCATTTGCACCAACTGCGGATATTGCGAGTTAAGTTGTGCGGAGAAAGATACGATAGTATTAAAACGAGGTCAAATAGAACTTAAGCCTGAATACTTCGTATACAACGAACTTGCAAAAGATGAATTGTTCGCATGTATAGAGTGCGGCAAAGAATTTGCAACCAAAAAGGCTGTCGAAAAAATCGCTGCGATTATGTCGCCTAAATTTGCAAACGATCCGGTTAAGCTAAAAACTCTATATTGCTGCTCCGATTGCAAGGCAAAAGTAATGGTAAAAGCACAAATCGAAGCTATGCACAAGGATATATTAAATGGATAA
- a CDS encoding TorD/DmsD family molecular chaperone, with the protein MDKNITKARAYLYEFLSFPLFFHENDEKFKIWKSQLEYLAQNPLTEEMDQAFKNLQAFDFDAFLKEQNEVLFDLAYSNIPLNASFYEDGRDDGAARLRTIECLKLSPYRRNSEICKDSEDFIGFVFLIMATFLNDEINGAKNISEKLFKEVVNNFSDEFASLLQKHKSANFFNSYAKLVEILIQIDRVLLAVEAPVKPEGDSVAVASMKKEPFQSKMPTAKTKLRWEEFTPVIQDEL; encoded by the coding sequence ATGGATAAAAATATAACAAAAGCAAGGGCATACCTTTATGAATTTTTATCGTTTCCTCTATTTTTCCATGAAAATGATGAGAAATTTAAAATATGGAAGAGTCAACTTGAGTATTTAGCGCAAAATCCATTAACAGAAGAGATGGATCAGGCGTTTAAAAATTTACAAGCATTTGATTTTGATGCTTTTTTAAAAGAACAAAACGAGGTTTTATTTGATCTCGCCTACTCAAACATACCTCTTAACGCCTCATTTTACGAGGACGGAAGAGATGACGGCGCAGCTAGACTTAGAACCATAGAGTGCCTGAAACTCAGTCCTTATCGCCGCAATAGTGAGATTTGCAAAGATAGTGAAGATTTTATTGGATTTGTATTTCTCATTATGGCTACATTTTTAAACGACGAGATTAATGGTGCGAAAAACATTAGCGAAAAACTATTTAAAGAGGTTGTAAATAACTTTTCAGATGAGTTTGCTTCACTTTTGCAAAAGCATAAAAGTGCAAATTTTTTCAACTCTTACGCTAAGCTAGTGGAGATTTTAATACAAATCGATAGAGTTTTATTGGCAGTTGAAGCGCCTGTTAAACCCGAAGGCGATAGCGTTGCCGTAGCATCTATGAAAAAAGAGCCGTTCCAAAGCAAGATGCCAACAGCAAAAACAAAGCTTAGATGGGAAGAGTTTACTCCTGTTATTCAAGATGAGCTCTAA
- a CDS encoding MqnA/MqnD/SBP family protein, giving the protein MIFGKIDYLNLLPFHIFLKRSTLTSYSKKTIEFKKGVPSKLNKDLRVRRIDAAVVSSVESFKKRYKKLNFGIVAKDEVKSVLVRKNSISKSDPASASSNLLAKILDIKGEIIIGDRALKAYLNEGRDKFYDLSKEWKGRTNLPFVFGRFSCTKDYQLYKNLSQNFLKQNIKIPNYILKQYADSRGIKGEDIRWYLKFISYKIDKKEQKALKIFSKEARLLKFKRQIA; this is encoded by the coding sequence TTGATATTTGGTAAGATTGACTATCTTAACTTGCTTCCTTTTCATATATTTTTAAAACGCTCCACTTTAACAAGTTACTCTAAAAAAACAATCGAGTTTAAAAAGGGTGTTCCAAGTAAGCTAAATAAAGACTTGCGTGTACGCCGTATAGATGCTGCAGTGGTTTCTAGTGTGGAAAGTTTTAAAAAACGATATAAAAAGCTAAATTTCGGAATTGTCGCAAAAGATGAGGTAAAAAGCGTCTTAGTCCGTAAAAATTCTATTTCAAAGTCCGATCCCGCTTCTGCTTCATCAAATTTATTGGCTAAAATTTTAGACATAAAAGGCGAGATTATTATAGGAGATAGGGCGTTAAAAGCATATCTAAATGAAGGTCGAGATAAATTTTATGATTTGTCTAAAGAGTGGAAAGGGCGCACAAATTTGCCATTTGTTTTCGGCCGATTTTCTTGCACAAAAGATTATCAACTTTATAAAAATTTATCTCAAAATTTTCTAAAACAAAACATCAAAATACCAAACTATATATTAAAGCAGTATGCTGATAGCAGAGGTATTAAAGGCGAAGATATCAGATGGTATTTGAAATTTATAAGCTACAAGATAGATAAAAAAGAGCAAAAAGCACTTAAAATATTTTCTAAAGAGGCTAGATTACTCAAATTTAAGCGCCAAATCGCTTAA
- a CDS encoding NAD(P)H-dependent oxidoreductase, with protein MKSVVIMSHPYYKNSRINKALFEVAKGINNVETRHLEELYGYDTSKIDVGVEQKILESADRIVFQFPMFWLNVPAMLKAYIDEVFTYGWAYGSTGDKLKNKDFYVAVSLGSSESEYSKEGKIKFSLDEILLPLKITAGYCGMNFKDIFVSGGVYRMNDDDIANCSQRYIELFKDKQI; from the coding sequence ATGAAATCTGTTGTGATTATGTCGCATCCTTATTATAAAAATTCTAGGATAAACAAGGCTCTTTTTGAAGTAGCCAAAGGCATTAATAATGTAGAAACAAGACATCTAGAAGAGCTTTATGGTTATGATACAAGCAAGATTGATGTGGGAGTTGAACAAAAAATCCTTGAAAGTGCAGATAGAATAGTATTTCAATTTCCAATGTTTTGGTTAAATGTCCCTGCTATGTTAAAAGCATATATTGATGAAGTTTTTACTTATGGATGGGCTTACGGAAGCACCGGAGATAAGCTTAAGAATAAAGATTTTTACGTAGCTGTTAGTCTTGGAAGCTCTGAATCTGAATACTCAAAAGAGGGCAAAATAAAGTTTAGTTTAGATGAAATTTTACTTCCTCTGAAAATAACTGCAGGTTACTGCGGGATGAATTTTAAGGATATATTTGTAAGTGGAGGAGTTTATCGCATGAATGACGATGACATCGCAAATTGCTCTCAAAGATATATAGAACTATTTAAGGATAAGCAAATTTGA
- the upp gene encoding uracil phosphoribosyltransferase, with the protein MENIKLISHPLIEHKLAILRDKNTEPFQFRMLVDEISYLMIFEATRDLKLRDVSVATPVANTTAKKLATKIMICPILRAALGMLDSVFKIIPDASVGFLGFQRNEKTAEAEFFYAKLPQDATNRTAIIIDPMFATGGTAIDAVKFLKQNGVENIKFISIIAAPEGLKRFSEIYPDIEVYTAAIDEKLNEKNYIVPGLGDAGDRVFNTL; encoded by the coding sequence ATGGAAAACATCAAGTTGATTTCTCACCCCTTAATAGAGCATAAATTAGCGATTTTAAGGGATAAAAACACAGAGCCTTTTCAGTTTAGAATGCTGGTTGACGAGATAAGCTATTTGATGATTTTTGAAGCGACCAGAGACCTGAAATTGCGCGATGTATCCGTAGCAACTCCGGTTGCAAATACGACAGCTAAAAAGCTTGCTACTAAAATTATGATATGCCCTATTTTAAGGGCGGCTCTTGGTATGCTTGATAGCGTATTTAAGATAATTCCTGATGCTAGTGTCGGTTTTTTGGGTTTTCAAAGAAATGAAAAAACCGCCGAAGCTGAGTTTTTTTATGCAAAACTCCCTCAAGATGCGACAAATAGAACCGCTATTATAATAGATCCTATGTTTGCCACAGGTGGAACAGCCATAGATGCTGTTAAATTCCTAAAACAAAACGGAGTGGAAAATATTAAATTTATATCTATTATCGCAGCTCCTGAGGGACTAAAGAGATTTAGTGAAATTTATCCTGATATAGAGGTTTATACGGCAGCGATAGATGAGAAACTTAACGAGAAAAACTATATAGTTCCGGGTCTTGGTGATGCGGGCGATAGAGTTTTTAATACACTATAA
- a CDS encoding malic enzyme-like NAD(P)-binding protein → MAHVTKEESLDYHIGGKIEIKVKTPCATAEDLSKAYTPGVAEPCKEISKDNELAYKYTNKANLVAVITDGTAVLGLGDIGAVAGKPVMEGKSVLFKKFANVDAFDIEIDEKDPEKIVEICKAIAPTFGGINLEDIKAPKCFEIERKLQEAVDIPVMHDDQHGTAMITSAGLINAIEISGKDITKIKIVVSGSGAAGIACARMYRLLGAKNIVMVDSKGVLHNERDDLTTEKLEFAVNTTDRTLGDAMRGADMFLGLSKPGVLTKEMVKTMNPEPIIFALANPTPEIFPEEVKEVRDDVMMGTGRSDYPNQVNNVLGFPFIFRGALDVRAKKITENMKMAAAKALARLAKEPVPAEVCKAFGVDELKFGKDYIIPKPFDKRVLTAVAPAVAQAAVEDGVARVNDFDIKAYIEKLEKGF, encoded by the coding sequence ATGGCGCACGTAACAAAAGAAGAATCGCTTGATTATCATATAGGTGGAAAGATAGAGATAAAGGTAAAGACTCCTTGCGCGACAGCAGAGGATCTATCTAAGGCCTATACACCGGGTGTTGCAGAGCCTTGCAAAGAGATAAGTAAAGATAACGAACTTGCGTATAAATACACAAATAAGGCTAATTTAGTTGCTGTTATTACTGATGGTACAGCTGTTTTAGGACTAGGCGATATCGGAGCGGTAGCTGGCAAACCAGTAATGGAAGGCAAGTCTGTTTTATTTAAAAAATTTGCAAACGTAGATGCTTTTGATATCGAGATAGACGAGAAAGATCCTGAGAAGATAGTTGAAATTTGTAAAGCTATAGCCCCTACTTTCGGTGGTATCAATTTAGAAGATATCAAAGCCCCTAAATGCTTTGAAATAGAAAGAAAACTTCAAGAAGCTGTAGATATCCCTGTAATGCATGATGATCAGCACGGAACAGCCATGATAACTAGTGCAGGGCTTATTAATGCGATTGAAATTTCAGGTAAAGATATAACAAAGATAAAGATCGTGGTAAGCGGTTCAGGAGCCGCCGGTATAGCATGCGCCAGAATGTATAGGCTGCTTGGTGCTAAAAATATAGTTATGGTAGATAGCAAGGGTGTGCTTCATAACGAAAGAGACGATTTAACGACTGAAAAATTGGAATTCGCAGTAAATACGACCGATAGAACTCTAGGCGATGCCATGAGGGGTGCTGATATGTTTTTAGGTCTTAGTAAGCCGGGAGTTTTAACTAAAGAGATGGTAAAAACAATGAATCCTGAACCTATAATCTTCGCACTTGCAAATCCTACGCCTGAAATCTTCCCTGAAGAGGTTAAAGAGGTAAGAGATGATGTAATGATGGGAACTGGTAGAAGTGATTATCCAAACCAAGTAAATAACGTACTTGGCTTTCCTTTTATTTTCCGTGGAGCACTTGATGTCAGAGCTAAAAAGATAACCGAAAATATGAAAATGGCTGCGGCAAAAGCTCTTGCAAGATTAGCTAAAGAGCCTGTGCCTGCCGAAGTTTGCAAGGCTTTTGGAGTAGATGAGCTAAAATTTGGCAAAGACTACATTATACCAAAGCCTTTTGATAAGCGCGTGCTTACAGCCGTAGCTCCGGCAGTAGCGCAAGCTGCAGTAGAAGACGGGGTAGCTAGAGTAAATGATTTTGATATAAAAGCTTATATAGAAAAACTTGAAAAGGGCTTTTGA
- the gltX gene encoding glutamate--tRNA ligase, translating to MIVTRFAPSPTGYLHIGGLRTALYSYLYARKNGGKFLLRIEDTDLKRNSQEATIAIKEAFDWCNLDHDGEVTYQSKRFDVYKAFVQKLLDSGHAYKCYMSKSELDELRAQQEARKERPKYDNRYRDFKGAPPEGIDPVIRIKAPLDGEILINDGIKGEVKFRVEDILDDFIIARSDGTPTYNFTVVVDDALMGVTHVIRGDDHLSNTPKQIVLYDALGFEKPKFFHVAMINGEDGKKLSKRHGATDVMEYKRMGYLPEALLNFLVRLGWSHGDDEIFSMEDMLKYFDPHDINKSSSTYNAQKLDWLNAHYIKTLPYDRLAKEMMEFGVDFKSMPKGEVLLNSLRERSKTLVEMSDSARVIINTPKVYDEKAYAKFINETSLKILAKFSEILNENLDAKGYEELTNKFLEANGIKLKDLAQALRVSLTGSSVSPSIFEVLEVLGSDEVKNRIKNIIKE from the coding sequence ATGATAGTTACAAGATTTGCCCCCTCGCCTACGGGATACCTGCATATCGGAGGGCTTAGAACAGCGCTTTATAGTTATTTGTATGCTAGAAAAAATGGCGGCAAATTTTTACTCCGCATAGAAGATACCGATTTAAAAAGAAACTCGCAAGAGGCTACAATCGCGATCAAAGAAGCGTTTGATTGGTGCAACTTAGATCACGATGGTGAAGTTACCTACCAATCCAAAAGATTTGACGTATATAAGGCTTTCGTGCAAAAGCTTCTAGACTCAGGGCATGCTTATAAATGTTATATGAGCAAGAGTGAGCTTGACGAGCTACGTGCTCAGCAAGAGGCAAGAAAAGAAAGACCTAAGTATGATAATAGATATCGCGATTTTAAGGGCGCTCCGCCTGAGGGTATAGATCCTGTTATACGTATTAAAGCTCCGCTTGATGGTGAGATTTTAATAAATGACGGTATAAAAGGCGAGGTTAAATTTAGGGTTGAAGATATACTAGATGACTTTATAATTGCTAGAAGTGATGGCACTCCTACTTATAATTTTACAGTTGTAGTTGATGACGCGCTCATGGGTGTAACTCATGTAATAAGAGGCGATGATCATCTATCTAATACTCCAAAACAGATAGTTTTATACGATGCGCTTGGATTTGAGAAACCAAAATTCTTTCATGTGGCTATGATAAACGGCGAAGACGGCAAAAAACTAAGCAAACGTCACGGTGCAACTGATGTAATGGAGTATAAACGTATGGGCTATCTGCCTGAAGCGCTTTTAAATTTCCTTGTGCGTCTTGGATGGAGCCACGGCGATGATGAAATTTTTAGCATGGAGGATATGTTAAAATATTTTGATCCGCATGATATAAACAAGAGCTCAAGTACATATAATGCTCAAAAACTGGACTGGCTAAATGCCCATTATATCAAGACCTTGCCTTATGATAGACTTGCAAAAGAGATGATGGAATTTGGGGTTGATTTTAAATCCATGCCAAAGGGCGAAGTGCTTTTAAACTCGCTTCGTGAACGCTCGAAAACTTTGGTTGAGATGAGCGATAGTGCAAGAGTGATAATAAATACTCCTAAGGTTTATGACGAGAAAGCTTATGCTAAATTTATTAACGAAACAAGCTTGAAAATTTTGGCTAAATTTAGTGAAATTTTAAATGAAAATTTGGATGCCAAGGGATATGAAGAGCTTACTAATAAATTTCTTGAAGCAAATGGAATTAAGCTAAAAGATCTAGCTCAAGCGCTAAGGGTCAGTTTAACTGGTTCAAGCGTATCACCATCGATTTTTGAAGTGCTTGAAGTGCTTGGAAGCGATGAGGTTAAAAATAGAATAAAAAACATAATAAAGGAATAA
- a CDS encoding peptidyl-prolyl cis-trans isomerase, translated as MSKKIFFVAFLLSLNFAFAQMVNGIAAVVENEPITLHELYKTSQILKTDERNALNFLIKDRLEKAQIKALKIEANDFEISEKIKKIAQESGLNVSQLRNTIISQGVDYAKFKEDVAKGIKQEKLYQNIFKDARINVTPEAAKAYFEQNPQMFLQFNQIKMTRYIAQSRDSLEMIQASPMSMRQEVNTENLELKSEQLPPQLRAVLNRTPNGSFTQIFQTPSGFEMFLVNLKSGEVLPNFQDIQNEVMSTIYNFEQDRVVTEYFNKLRAKADIKYLR; from the coding sequence ATGTCAAAAAAGATCTTTTTTGTAGCTTTTTTATTGAGCTTAAATTTTGCCTTCGCCCAGATGGTAAATGGCATTGCGGCAGTAGTTGAAAACGAGCCTATAACCCTTCATGAGCTATATAAAACTTCACAAATTCTAAAAACGGACGAGAGAAATGCTTTAAATTTTCTGATTAAGGATAGGCTTGAAAAAGCTCAGATAAAAGCACTTAAAATAGAAGCAAACGACTTTGAAATTAGTGAAAAAATAAAAAAAATCGCTCAAGAAAGCGGGCTAAACGTATCGCAACTAAGAAATACCATAATCTCGCAAGGAGTGGATTATGCGAAATTTAAAGAAGACGTAGCAAAAGGAATAAAGCAAGAAAAGCTCTATCAAAATATCTTTAAAGATGCCAGAATTAACGTTACTCCGGAGGCTGCAAAGGCCTATTTTGAGCAAAACCCGCAGATGTTTTTACAATTTAACCAGATAAAAATGACTAGATACATAGCTCAAAGCAGAGACTCTTTAGAGATGATACAAGCATCTCCTATGAGCATGCGCCAAGAGGTAAATACAGAGAATTTGGAACTAAAAAGTGAACAATTACCGCCTCAGCTAAGAGCTGTTTTAAATAGAACTCCAAACGGTTCTTTTACTCAAATTTTCCAAACTCCTAGTGGATTTGAGATGTTTTTAGTAAATTTAAAATCAGGCGAAGTTCTACCAAATTTTCAAGATATTCAAAACGAGGTCATGTCAACTATCTATAATTTTGAACAAGACCGCGTAGTGACCGAATATTTTAATAAGCTAAGAGCAAAAGCCGATATAAAATATCTAAGATAA
- a CDS encoding SDR family NAD(P)-dependent oxidoreductase, producing the protein MKKYTLITGASSGIGLEAAKAFARRGENLILIARRAQRLESLRNEILKFAPTIDIIIKICDLSKMENVYKIYDELKIYEIKTWINNAGFGDGTLIGSQNLEKTEQMLDLNIKALTIFSTLFVRDYQSIDGTQLINVSSACGYSMVDSFGVYCATKFYVSAFTEALYRQLKSNNAKMSAKILAPATTQSEFKQVAIDADEYDYAKNYKNYHTSEQMAGFLLKLYDSDKCVGWVDRKSFDFILKDPIFDHVTKVNIS; encoded by the coding sequence ATGAAAAAATACACTCTTATCACAGGTGCTAGCTCCGGTATAGGCCTTGAAGCGGCAAAGGCATTTGCAAGGCGTGGTGAAAATTTGATTTTGATAGCCAGGAGAGCTCAAAGACTAGAGAGCTTAAGAAACGAGATTTTAAAATTTGCTCCTACAATCGATATAATCATTAAAATTTGCGATCTTTCAAAGATGGAAAATGTATATAAAATTTATGATGAGTTAAAAATTTATGAGATTAAAACATGGATAAATAATGCCGGTTTTGGTGATGGCACACTTATAGGTAGCCAAAATTTAGAGAAAACAGAGCAGATGCTTGATCTAAATATCAAAGCTCTTACTATATTTTCAACTCTTTTCGTAAGGGATTATCAAAGCATTGACGGCACTCAGCTTATAAATGTATCCTCCGCTTGCGGATATAGCATGGTAGATAGCTTTGGGGTATATTGTGCGACTAAATTTTATGTAAGTGCATTTACTGAAGCGCTTTATAGGCAGCTTAAATCAAATAATGCAAAAATGAGTGCTAAAATTTTAGCTCCTGCAACGACACAGAGCGAATTTAAGCAAGTTGCTATAGATGCCGATGAGTATGACTATGCTAAAAATTACAAAAACTATCACACAAGCGAGCAGATGGCAGGATTTTTACTAAAACTGTATGATAGTGATAAGTGTGTAGGCTGGGTAGATAGAAAGAGCTTTGATTTTATCTTAAAAGACCCTATTTTTGATCACGTAACAAAGGTTAATATATCATAA
- a CDS encoding acetyl-CoA carboxylase biotin carboxylase subunit gives MEIKRVLIANRGEIALRALRTIKEMGKEAIVVYSTADRDALYVKYADAAICIGNPRSSDSYLNIPAIISAAEISEADAIFPGYGFLSENQNFVEICSHHNLKFIGPSVEAMALMSDKSKAKQMMQRAGVPVIPGSDGAVADVKAAKELAKKIGYPVILKAAAGGGGRGMRVVEKEEDIEKAFWSAESEAMSAFGDGTMYMEKYILNPRHIEVQVVGDSHGNVIHIGERDCSMQRRHQKLIEESPAILLDDDTRSRLHETAIRAAKAIGYEGAGTFEFLVDKDLNFYFIEMNTRLQVEHCVSEMVSGIDIIELMIRVAEGGVLPNQDSIKLKGHSIECRITAEDPNSFTPCPGKITKYVCPGGRNVRMDSHIYQDYSIPPFYDSMIGKLIVWDEDRNKAIHKMRVALEQLVIQGIKTTRDFHLTMMENKDFINNNYDTNYLSRH, from the coding sequence ATGGAGATCAAAAGAGTTTTAATCGCAAACCGCGGCGAAATAGCGTTAAGAGCCTTGCGAACAATCAAAGAGATGGGTAAAGAGGCGATCGTCGTTTACTCCACTGCTGATAGAGATGCACTTTACGTCAAATACGCTGATGCTGCTATTTGTATAGGAAATCCCAGATCAAGTGATAGCTATCTAAATATTCCCGCTATTATTTCCGCAGCCGAGATAAGCGAAGCTGATGCGATATTTCCCGGATATGGTTTTTTAAGCGAAAATCAAAATTTTGTTGAAATCTGCTCTCATCATAACCTTAAATTTATAGGCCCTAGCGTAGAGGCTATGGCTCTAATGAGCGATAAAAGTAAAGCAAAACAGATGATGCAAAGAGCGGGTGTGCCTGTAATACCTGGTTCTGACGGAGCCGTAGCTGATGTAAAAGCGGCTAAAGAGCTTGCTAAAAAAATCGGCTATCCTGTTATTTTAAAAGCTGCTGCAGGTGGTGGCGGACGCGGTATGCGTGTAGTAGAAAAAGAAGAGGATATAGAAAAAGCGTTTTGGTCTGCCGAGAGCGAAGCTATGAGTGCCTTTGGCGACGGGACAATGTATATGGAAAAATATATCTTAAATCCGCGCCATATCGAGGTTCAAGTAGTAGGCGATAGTCATGGAAACGTAATTCACATAGGTGAGAGAGACTGCTCTATGCAGCGTAGACATCAAAAATTGATCGAAGAGAGTCCAGCTATATTGCTTGACGATGATACTCGCTCTAGACTTCATGAGACAGCCATCAGAGCAGCTAAAGCGATAGGCTATGAGGGTGCTGGAACATTTGAATTTTTAGTGGATAAGGATCTGAATTTTTATTTCATCGAGATGAATACGCGCCTTCAAGTCGAACACTGCGTTAGCGAAATGGTAAGTGGAATAGATATTATAGAGCTTATGATAAGGGTTGCCGAGGGTGGTGTTTTACCAAATCAGGACAGTATAAAGCTAAAAGGACACTCTATAGAGTGTAGAATCACTGCCGAAGATCCAAACAGTTTCACTCCTTGCCCAGGAAAAATAACAAAATATGTCTGCCCGGGCGGAAGAAATGTGCGCATGGATAGCCACATCTATCAAGATTACTCTATACCTCCTTTTTATGATAGCATGATAGGTAAGCTTATAGTGTGGGATGAGGATAGAAATAAAGCGATTCACAAGATGAGAGTTGCGCTTGAGCAGCTTGTTATACAAGGTATAAAGACTACTCGAGATTTTCATCTAACAATGATGGAAAACAAAGACTTTATTAATAACAATTACGACACAAACTACCTGTCAAGACATTAA
- the accB gene encoding acetyl-CoA carboxylase biotin carboxyl carrier protein yields the protein MKKDDIKELIEFFNEMDMNKIKIKDGDFEIELEKFADCCELPKPTAPAPAPAPTPVNVVVSSEVKQTSSAKESIKSPMVGTFYMAPSPGAAPFVKVGQKVRRGEVIGIIEAMKIMNEIEAEFDCVITEALVSDGQPVEFGMSLFGVEKI from the coding sequence ATGAAAAAAGATGACATCAAAGAGTTGATCGAATTTTTCAACGAAATGGATATGAATAAGATCAAGATAAAAGATGGTGATTTTGAGATCGAACTTGAAAAATTTGCCGATTGTTGTGAGCTTCCTAAACCGACAGCCCCTGCCCCTGCCCCAGCCCCTACTCCTGTTAATGTCGTCGTAAGCTCGGAAGTGAAGCAAACATCAAGTGCTAAAGAGAGTATAAAATCGCCTATGGTAGGAACGTTTTATATGGCCCCAAGCCCGGGTGCGGCGCCTTTTGTGAAAGTGGGGCAAAAAGTAAGAAGAGGCGAAGTTATAGGCATTATTGAAGCTATGAAAATCATGAACGAGATTGAAGCGGAATTTGATTGTGTTATCACAGAGGCTCTAGTATCTGATGGACAACCTGTAGAATTTGGAATGTCTTTATTTGGAGTGGAGAAAATTTAA